A part of Thermocrinis albus DSM 14484 genomic DNA contains:
- the rpsD gene encoding 30S ribosomal protein S4, with translation MGRYIGPWSRIDRRFGVVVSGRKSAARILAKRNFPPGQHGRVKGRRRKLTEYGIRLMEKQKLKFLYGGIREKQFKKYFDMASKSKGNTGQVLLQLLERRLDNVVYRLGIACTRRQARQFVAHGHILVNGKKVNIPSYLVEPGDVIEVKPSSRDIPQIIENLENMDPRSVPPWLELDKENFRGKVLDYPKDIQLEIPINLQYVIEFYSRV, from the coding sequence ATGGGTAGGTACATAGGTCCCTGGTCCAGAATAGACAGAAGGTTCGGAGTGGTAGTGTCTGGAAGAAAAAGTGCAGCCCGTATACTGGCTAAAAGGAACTTTCCACCAGGTCAACACGGAAGAGTCAAAGGTAGGAGAAGGAAGCTAACAGAGTACGGCATACGTCTTATGGAAAAGCAGAAACTCAAGTTCCTCTACGGTGGTATAAGGGAGAAGCAGTTCAAGAAATACTTTGACATGGCATCCAAATCTAAGGGCAACACAGGACAGGTGTTGTTACAGCTCCTTGAAAGGAGATTGGACAACGTGGTGTACAGGCTGGGGATTGCTTGTACCAGGAGACAGGCCAGGCAGTTTGTGGCTCACGGTCATATACTGGTTAACGGGAAAAAAGTAAACATACCTTCCTACCTGGTGGAGCCGGGAGATGTGATAGAGGTGAAACCCTCCTCCAGAGACATACCTCAGATAATAGAGAACTTGGAGAATATGGATCCTCGCAGTGTTCCACCGTGGTTGGAGCTGGATAAGGAGAACTTCAGAGGAAAGGTGCTGGACTATCCTAAGGACATACAGCTGGAGATACCCATAAACCTCCAGTACGTTATAGAGTTCTACTCAAGAGTATGA
- the rpsK gene encoding 30S ribosomal protein S11 yields MAKKQKRTVTQGIVHILSTFNNTIVTITDMQGNTLVWESGGTVGFKGTRKSTPYAAQLAAQKAAKRAMQEYGLQEVEVRVKGAGAGRESALRAIFASGLKVKVIRDVTPIPHNGCRPPAKRRV; encoded by the coding sequence ATGGCTAAAAAGCAAAAGAGAACGGTAACACAAGGTATAGTACATATACTGAGCACCTTCAACAATACCATAGTGACTATAACGGACATGCAGGGTAACACCCTTGTATGGGAAAGCGGGGGAACCGTCGGCTTCAAGGGAACAAGGAAGAGCACTCCTTACGCGGCTCAGCTAGCAGCTCAGAAGGCCGCCAAAAGAGCTATGCAAGAGTACGGACTTCAGGAGGTGGAGGTTAGAGTAAAGGGAGCAGGAGCAGGTAGAGAATCGGCCCTGCGGGCCATATTCGCCTCCGGGTTAAAGGTAAAGGTTATAAGAGACGTTACCCCTATACCCCACAACGGGTGTAGACCACCTGCCAAAAGGAGGGTTTGA
- the rpsM gene encoding 30S ribosomal protein S13, with translation MARIAGVDLPDHKKLEVALTYLYGIGWSRAREICEKTGIPCTKRLGELTPDELNTIRKFIEQNYKVEGDLRREVQLNIKRLMDMGCYRGLRHARGLPVRGQQTRTNARTRKGKRKTVGGTKKKVVK, from the coding sequence ATGGCCAGGATAGCGGGTGTAGATCTTCCGGATCATAAGAAGTTGGAGGTTGCCCTCACTTATCTCTACGGTATAGGTTGGTCCAGGGCAAGGGAGATATGCGAAAAAACAGGTATACCTTGTACCAAGAGACTGGGAGAACTAACACCCGATGAGCTTAACACCATACGTAAGTTCATAGAGCAAAACTACAAGGTGGAAGGTGATCTCAGAAGAGAGGTGCAGCTCAACATAAAGAGACTTATGGATATGGGATGTTACAGAGGCTTGAGACACGCCAGAGGGCTGCCTGTCAGAGGTCAACAGACGAGAACCAACGCCAGGACGAGGAAAGGTAAGAGAAAAACCGTCGGTGGTACTAAGAAGAAGGTGGTGAAGTGA
- the rpmJ gene encoding 50S ribosomal protein L36, translating to MKVKPSVKPICAKCRVIRRKGRVMVICENPKHKQRQGN from the coding sequence ATGAAGGTGAAACCTTCCGTGAAACCTATATGTGCTAAATGTAGGGTCATAAGGAGAAAGGGCAGAGTGATGGTGATCTGCGAGAATCCCAAGCATAAGCAGAGACAAGGAAACTGA
- the infA gene encoding translation initiation factor IF-1: protein MGKKKDQEQFKEKGIVLEGTVEEALPNAMFRVRLDTGHQVLAHVSGKMRVNFIRILPGDRVKVELSPYDLTRGRIIYRES from the coding sequence ATGGGAAAGAAGAAAGACCAAGAACAGTTTAAGGAGAAGGGGATAGTCTTAGAGGGGACGGTAGAAGAGGCACTTCCTAACGCCATGTTCCGTGTGAGGCTAGACACGGGGCATCAGGTGCTGGCCCACGTGTCTGGTAAGATGAGAGTGAACTTCATAAGAATACTTCCCGGTGATAGGGTAAAGGTGGAACTCTCACCCTATGACCTTACGAGGGGAAGGATCATATACAGAGAGTCGTGA
- the map gene encoding type I methionyl aminopeptidase, whose product MKVELYSFKEIEKIKRACDVVVDVLEEVASHVKPGISTEELDRIALDTVRRLGAKPAFLHYKPPFSKVAYPASLCVSVNQAVVHGLPKKEIVLKEGDIVSLDFGAVLDGYAGDSAITVPVGHIEEDKRRLLMATLEALEEAVKACWPGNWVSDITQAIYRTAQKWGVYPCKGLGGHGIGRRVHEAPFVPNHPEDARYEKDTKLRRGMVLAIEPMLALGTADTIHDGDGWTVVTADGSPSAHFEYVVAITGEGPLVLTQFKRYNLKEVFDGKEERPRTV is encoded by the coding sequence ATGAAAGTTGAGCTGTACTCTTTCAAAGAAATAGAGAAGATAAAGCGTGCCTGTGATGTAGTGGTGGACGTTTTGGAAGAAGTTGCTTCTCACGTAAAGCCCGGTATATCTACGGAGGAACTGGACAGAATAGCTCTAGATACTGTAAGAAGGTTGGGGGCAAAACCTGCCTTCCTTCACTATAAGCCACCCTTCAGTAAAGTGGCCTATCCTGCATCCCTCTGTGTATCTGTGAACCAAGCGGTTGTACACGGTCTTCCCAAGAAGGAGATAGTGCTGAAGGAAGGTGACATAGTCAGTCTAGATTTTGGTGCTGTGCTGGATGGTTACGCCGGGGACTCAGCTATCACTGTCCCGGTAGGTCATATAGAAGAAGATAAAAGAAGGTTGCTGATGGCCACGTTAGAAGCTTTGGAGGAAGCTGTTAAAGCTTGCTGGCCGGGTAACTGGGTGTCAGACATAACCCAAGCTATCTACAGAACTGCCCAGAAATGGGGAGTATATCCGTGCAAAGGCTTAGGAGGGCACGGTATAGGAAGGCGTGTGCACGAGGCACCCTTTGTGCCTAATCATCCTGAGGATGCTCGTTACGAGAAAGATACAAAACTGAGACGTGGGATGGTGTTGGCCATAGAACCTATGCTAGCTCTCGGGACAGCTGACACCATCCACGACGGTGACGGTTGGACCGTCGTCACCGCCGATGGCAGTCCATCCGCCCACTTTGAGTATGTGGTGGCTATCACGGGAGAAGGTCCATTAGTTTTAACCCAATTTAAAAGATACAACCTAAAGGAGGTATTTGATGGGAAAGAAGAAAGACCAAGAACAGTTTAA
- a CDS encoding adenylate kinase has product MILVFLGPPGAGKGTQAKRLVEERRFVHLATGDLLRSAVRNMTPLGMKAKEYMDRGDLVPDQLVIQMIEEALPQEGDVILDGFPRTIPQAQALENMLSSHGKKVDKVIFFDVEDSVLIERLTGRRVCPNCGAVYHIKYNPPKEDEICDRCGTKLIQREDDREDTVRRRLEVYRTQTAPLVDFYQKRNKLIILDASKPQDEVYASILKAIEDES; this is encoded by the coding sequence ATGATACTGGTGTTCCTTGGTCCCCCAGGTGCGGGTAAAGGTACACAGGCCAAAAGATTGGTGGAGGAGAGACGGTTCGTGCATCTCGCAACAGGTGATCTCCTTAGATCTGCTGTCAGAAACATGACACCTCTGGGCATGAAAGCTAAAGAGTACATGGACAGGGGTGATCTTGTACCCGACCAACTGGTTATCCAGATGATAGAGGAGGCCCTTCCCCAAGAAGGTGATGTTATACTGGACGGCTTTCCTAGAACCATACCACAAGCCCAGGCGCTGGAAAACATGCTCTCCTCTCATGGGAAAAAAGTAGATAAGGTCATATTCTTTGATGTGGAAGACAGTGTGCTGATAGAGAGGTTAACAGGAAGGCGAGTGTGTCCTAACTGTGGAGCGGTGTACCACATAAAGTACAACCCACCCAAAGAAGATGAGATATGTGACAGATGTGGTACCAAATTGATACAGAGGGAAGATGACAGAGAAGATACAGTACGCAGAAGGTTGGAGGTGTACAGAACCCAAACAGCTCCCCTCGTTGACTTCTACCAAAAGAGGAATAAACTTATTATCTTGGATGCATCAAAACCACAGGATGAGGTTTACGCCTCTATCTTAAAGGCTATAGAGGATGAAAGTTGA
- the secY gene encoding preprotein translocase subunit SecY, translating into MLDYLKQALSLEDFRKRLVYTLFMLAIYRLGSHIPLPGVDTSALEEFFKSFQGTIFYLYDIFSGGNLARMTLFALGVMPYISASIMMQLLTVSIPELQRLAKEEGDYGRYKINQYTRYLTILVAFVQSMGVALWLQGQASPKGTPIVPEGGPLFVVTTVVTLVASTMFLVWVGDRITEKGIGNGMSILIFAGIVAGFPNAVIRMYQMLSSGDITPFKVLGAIIFVIGVVVFTVFIQEAERRIPIQYPRRQVGRQEVVGGSTYLPIKINPAGVIPIIFAQSLLIIPSTVLGFIKHPIAQALHDAFNPASFLYNFLYVLFIIFFTYFYTAVLINPAEVADNLRRAGAFVPGIRPGQDTQRLLEGIINRLAFVGSIFLSVVATVPVFVSIWLKVPFYFGGTTALIVVGVALDTINKIEASLLQRKYTHYRRRVR; encoded by the coding sequence GTGCTAGATTACCTGAAACAGGCCCTCAGTCTGGAGGATTTTAGAAAGAGGCTTGTATACACTCTCTTTATGTTAGCCATTTACAGACTCGGCAGTCACATTCCTCTGCCGGGTGTAGATACCTCTGCTCTTGAGGAATTCTTTAAAAGCTTTCAGGGAACCATATTCTACCTCTACGACATATTCTCAGGTGGTAACTTGGCTCGCATGACCTTGTTCGCCTTGGGGGTTATGCCCTACATCTCCGCATCTATAATGATGCAGTTGTTGACGGTGTCTATACCGGAACTGCAACGCCTTGCTAAAGAAGAGGGTGATTACGGAAGGTATAAGATAAACCAATACACACGGTATCTTACCATACTGGTAGCTTTCGTACAGTCAATGGGTGTTGCCCTCTGGCTGCAGGGGCAAGCGTCTCCCAAAGGGACGCCTATAGTACCTGAGGGAGGACCTCTCTTTGTGGTCACCACTGTGGTTACCCTCGTGGCCTCCACCATGTTCTTAGTATGGGTGGGGGATAGGATAACGGAGAAGGGAATAGGAAACGGCATGTCTATCCTCATCTTCGCCGGTATAGTAGCTGGCTTTCCCAACGCCGTCATCAGAATGTATCAGATGCTGAGCTCGGGAGACATAACACCCTTTAAGGTACTGGGAGCCATCATCTTTGTCATAGGTGTTGTAGTTTTTACCGTCTTCATACAGGAGGCAGAGAGGAGGATACCTATACAGTATCCCCGTAGACAGGTGGGTAGACAGGAAGTGGTGGGAGGATCCACGTACTTACCCATAAAGATAAACCCTGCAGGTGTTATACCCATCATCTTTGCTCAATCTCTTCTCATAATCCCCTCTACGGTACTGGGTTTCATAAAACATCCCATAGCACAGGCCCTTCACGACGCTTTCAATCCTGCCAGCTTCCTGTATAACTTTCTGTATGTTCTCTTTATAATCTTCTTCACCTACTTCTACACCGCTGTTCTCATAAACCCGGCAGAGGTAGCTGACAACCTGCGCCGCGCCGGTGCCTTTGTACCAGGTATCAGACCGGGTCAAGACACCCAAAGGCTACTGGAAGGTATCATCAACAGACTGGCCTTTGTAGGATCTATCTTTTTGAGTGTGGTAGCTACAGTTCCTGTATTTGTAAGCATATGGCTGAAGGTACCCTTCTACTTTGGTGGAACAACAGCCCTGATAGTAGTAGGCGTAGCTCTGGACACCATCAACAAGATAGAGGCTAGTCTCCTTCAGAGGAAGTACACTCATTACAGGAGGCGTGTAAGATGA
- the rplO gene encoding 50S ribosomal protein L15 yields MKLHELSPHPGATKERKRVGRGIGSGHGKTCGRGHKGQKSRSGDRKMPSWFEGGQTPLHKRIPKRGFNSPNRVEYAVVNVSTLDRYFKDGDKVTPDVLRERGIVKGKKPVKILGEGSITKKLTVVAHAFSNSAKEKIEAAGGTCEVIKC; encoded by the coding sequence ATGAAACTGCATGAACTTTCTCCCCATCCAGGTGCTACCAAGGAGAGAAAGAGGGTAGGCAGAGGTATAGGTTCTGGTCACGGGAAAACCTGCGGAAGGGGTCACAAAGGTCAGAAAAGTAGATCCGGAGACAGGAAGATGCCATCTTGGTTCGAAGGTGGCCAAACACCTCTCCACAAGAGAATCCCTAAGAGGGGCTTCAACAGTCCCAACAGGGTAGAGTACGCTGTGGTGAACGTATCCACTCTTGACAGGTACTTTAAGGATGGTGACAAGGTTACACCTGACGTGCTCCGTGAGAGGGGCATAGTGAAGGGGAAAAAACCCGTGAAGATACTAGGTGAAGGAAGCATAACCAAGAAACTTACGGTGGTAGCCCACGCTTTCTCTAACTCCGCCAAAGAGAAAATCGAAGCCGCAGGTGGAACCTGCGAGGTAATAAAGTGCTAG
- the rpmD gene encoding 50S ribosomal protein L30 codes for MGRLKITLIRGLAGKPEKHIKAVRSLGLKKVGQWVVLPDNPMVRGNIKVAHYMLKVEEVKDETA; via the coding sequence ATGGGCAGGTTGAAGATAACTCTCATAAGAGGTCTTGCCGGTAAACCCGAGAAGCACATAAAGGCTGTAAGAAGCTTAGGGTTAAAGAAGGTGGGGCAGTGGGTTGTTCTTCCCGACAACCCTATGGTGAGAGGTAACATAAAGGTGGCCCATTACATGCTTAAAGTGGAGGAGGTAAAAGATGAAACTGCATGA
- the rpsE gene encoding 30S ribosomal protein S5: MGGVSIEKLIDEKRKEQNIAELEDQLQLEERLIYAKRTTRVTKGGKRFSFSALVIVGDRRGFVGFGLGKAREVPIAIAKAIEDGKKHIIRVPIVDGTVPHDVIGHYGPTMVKVLPARRGTGIVAGGAAKPIFELAGYTDVLTKILGSTNPNNVVRAVFDALLKLRSLEEVAAIRGIDPDELRKRYRLYARVAPWAG; encoded by the coding sequence ATGGGTGGTGTGTCTATTGAGAAACTGATAGACGAGAAGAGGAAGGAACAGAACATAGCAGAGCTGGAAGATCAACTCCAGCTGGAGGAGAGGTTGATATACGCCAAGAGAACCACGAGGGTGACCAAGGGAGGAAAGCGCTTTTCCTTCAGTGCTCTTGTTATAGTAGGTGACAGGAGAGGCTTTGTGGGCTTCGGCCTAGGTAAAGCCAGAGAAGTTCCCATAGCCATAGCCAAAGCTATAGAGGATGGTAAAAAGCACATCATAAGGGTTCCTATAGTGGATGGTACTGTACCCCACGACGTGATAGGGCATTACGGTCCTACCATGGTTAAGGTGCTTCCCGCAAGGCGTGGAACAGGTATAGTAGCAGGTGGTGCTGCAAAGCCCATTTTTGAGCTGGCAGGATACACAGATGTTCTCACCAAGATCTTGGGAAGCACCAACCCCAACAACGTGGTGAGGGCCGTCTTTGACGCTCTTCTCAAGCTGAGGTCATTGGAGGAAGTAGCCGCTATAAGGGGTATAGATCCTGATGAGCTGAGAAAAAGATATCGTCTGTACGCGAGGGTAGCGCCATGGGCAGGTTGA
- the rplR gene encoding 50S ribosomal protein L18: MAKLTRHERRERRHKRIRKKVFGTPERPRLCVYRSLNAFYAQIIDDTTGHVLVSASSIDGEFVEMFGKRGGKSIEDAKKVAELLVKRAKEKGITKVVFDRGGFLYHGKIKAFADRCRELGLQF, translated from the coding sequence ATGGCTAAGTTGACGAGACATGAAAGGAGAGAAAGAAGACACAAGAGGATAAGGAAGAAGGTTTTTGGTACTCCGGAAAGGCCTCGCCTATGTGTTTACAGAAGTCTCAACGCCTTTTATGCACAGATAATAGACGATACTACCGGTCACGTGCTGGTGAGTGCATCCTCCATAGACGGAGAGTTTGTGGAGATGTTCGGTAAGAGAGGAGGGAAGTCTATAGAGGATGCCAAAAAGGTGGCAGAACTTCTGGTGAAGAGGGCCAAAGAGAAGGGTATAACAAAGGTGGTTTTTGACAGAGGAGGCTTCCTGTATCACGGTAAGATAAAGGCCTTTGCCGATAGGTGTAGAGAGTTGGGTCTTCAATTCTAA
- the rplF gene encoding 50S ribosomal protein L6, translated as MSRIGKKPIEIPQNVKVNLEGNKLTVEGPKGKLSLDVHPDITVKLEDGHIKLERPSDAPFHRAIHGTMGALIRNMIKGVTEGYTVVLEVVGLGYRAAVKGNTLELNLGYSHPVLYQIPPDVKIEVKENKIYVSGIDKQRVGQVAAEIRSFRKPDPYKGKGIRYEGEVLKLKPGKAAGKGKK; from the coding sequence ATGTCCAGGATAGGAAAGAAACCCATAGAGATACCTCAGAACGTTAAGGTAAATTTAGAAGGTAACAAACTAACTGTGGAAGGCCCAAAGGGGAAACTCTCTTTAGACGTCCACCCTGATATAACGGTAAAGTTGGAGGATGGCCACATAAAACTGGAAAGACCTTCCGATGCACCCTTCCACAGGGCTATACACGGTACCATGGGTGCCCTTATCAGGAACATGATAAAGGGGGTCACAGAGGGATACACGGTGGTTCTGGAGGTGGTAGGTCTGGGTTACAGGGCTGCTGTGAAGGGCAACACGTTGGAGCTGAACTTAGGATACTCCCATCCGGTGCTGTATCAGATACCACCCGATGTAAAGATAGAGGTGAAGGAAAACAAGATATACGTGAGCGGTATAGACAAACAAAGGGTTGGGCAGGTGGCTGCTGAGATAAGGAGCTTCAGAAAACCTGATCCTTACAAAGGCAAAGGTATAAGGTACGAAGGTGAAGTACTCAAACTCAAACCGGGTAAAGCGGCTGGTAAAGGTAAGAAGTGA
- the rpsH gene encoding 30S ribosomal protein S8 produces the protein MKMDPVADMFSAIKNAILRKKDYVDVPSSKLKEAILDVLKREGYIRDWERLQDPQHTKGTQYTLRIYLKYADPRKQKPVIQEIKKISKPGRRIYVPKHRIPYVRKGLGIAILSTDAGVLTDHEARKLGKGGELIAYVW, from the coding sequence GTGAAAATGGATCCAGTGGCAGATATGTTCTCCGCCATAAAGAACGCCATACTGAGAAAGAAGGATTACGTGGATGTTCCCTCCTCCAAACTGAAGGAAGCTATACTGGATGTGCTTAAGAGAGAAGGTTACATAAGAGACTGGGAACGCTTGCAGGATCCACAACACACCAAAGGTACTCAGTACACTCTCCGTATATACCTCAAGTACGCAGATCCCAGAAAGCAAAAACCCGTGATACAGGAGATCAAGAAGATCTCCAAACCTGGCAGAAGGATATACGTACCTAAACATCGTATACCTTACGTGAGGAAAGGTCTCGGGATAGCCATACTCTCCACCGATGCCGGTGTTTTGACCGATCACGAAGCCCGCAAACTGGGCAAGGGTGGAGAGCTTATAGCTTACGTGTGGTGA
- a CDS encoding type Z 30S ribosomal protein S14 → MARKAKVAKDIKHFPKYKVRQKNRCPLCGRPRGFIRYFGMCRLCFRELALKGELPGVRKASW, encoded by the coding sequence ATGGCCAGAAAGGCTAAGGTAGCGAAGGATATCAAGCACTTCCCTAAGTACAAGGTGAGACAGAAAAACAGGTGTCCTCTCTGTGGAAGACCGAGGGGTTTTATAAGGTACTTCGGTATGTGTAGGTTGTGTTTTAGAGAGCTCGCCCTGAAGGGTGAGCTTCCCGGTGTCAGAAAGGCAAGCTGGTAA
- the rplE gene encoding 50S ribosomal protein L5, whose product MSVETKYVPRLYIKYREEVVPRLIQRFGYKNPMEVPKLVKIVVNMGVGEAVKDIKFLERAMEDLRAITGQQPAVRRARKSEAGFKLRKGMPVGLKVTLRKARMWDFLDKLISVALPRVKDFKGLNPRSFDGRGNYAFGISEQIVFPEIDYDKVDAIRGMDIIIHTTAKTDEEALWLLSLLGLPIRSV is encoded by the coding sequence ATGAGTGTAGAGACCAAGTACGTCCCCAGACTATACATCAAGTACAGGGAAGAGGTGGTTCCCAGGCTCATTCAGAGGTTTGGCTACAAGAACCCCATGGAAGTGCCTAAACTGGTCAAGATAGTGGTTAACATGGGTGTGGGTGAAGCTGTTAAGGACATAAAGTTTCTGGAAAGGGCTATGGAAGATCTCAGAGCCATAACAGGTCAGCAACCCGCCGTAAGAAGAGCCAGAAAGTCGGAAGCAGGATTCAAGCTGAGAAAAGGCATGCCCGTGGGTCTCAAGGTTACACTGAGAAAGGCGAGGATGTGGGACTTCTTAGATAAGTTGATATCGGTGGCTCTCCCGAGGGTTAAAGACTTTAAGGGACTCAATCCCAGATCCTTTGATGGAAGAGGTAACTACGCTTTTGGTATAAGCGAACAGATAGTGTTTCCGGAAATAGATTACGATAAGGTAGATGCCATAAGGGGTATGGACATCATCATCCATACCACCGCTAAGACGGACGAGGAGGCTCTTTGGCTCCTCTCTCTTTTAGGACTACCTATAAGATCTGTGTGA
- the rplX gene encoding 50S ribosomal protein L24: MAWKLRKGDTVVVLRGRERGKVGKIIRVLREEGRVIVEGVNLVKKHVKAIPNVREGGIFEVEAPLHISNVMLVCPKCNKPTRVGFRIVQEGGTLRKYRYCKKCNENIDVVREKAVKERVEA; this comes from the coding sequence ATGGCGTGGAAGTTGAGGAAGGGTGACACTGTAGTGGTTCTGAGAGGCAGAGAGAGGGGAAAGGTAGGTAAGATAATAAGGGTTCTTCGTGAGGAAGGGAGAGTGATTGTGGAGGGTGTGAACCTGGTCAAAAAGCACGTGAAGGCTATACCCAACGTGAGAGAGGGAGGTATCTTTGAAGTGGAAGCCCCCCTTCACATCAGCAACGTGATGCTGGTATGTCCTAAATGTAATAAACCTACACGAGTGGGTTTCAGAATAGTACAGGAAGGCGGTACCCTACGCAAGTATAGGTACTGCAAAAAGTGTAACGAGAACATAGATGTAGTAAGGGAAAAGGCTGTAAAGGAGAGGGTTGAAGCATGA
- the rplN gene encoding 50S ribosomal protein L14 — MIPRQAYCNVADNSGAKKVQVIGIPYAPRKYATLGDVVTVTVKEATPHSPAKKGNIYRAVVVRTKKEVRRPDGSYIKFDDNAVVLLNQYGEPLGTRILGPIAREVRNRGFTKLASLAPEVV, encoded by the coding sequence ATGATACCCAGACAGGCTTACTGCAACGTAGCTGATAACTCGGGAGCCAAGAAAGTTCAGGTCATAGGTATACCTTACGCACCTAGGAAGTATGCCACCTTAGGTGACGTGGTGACGGTTACCGTAAAGGAGGCCACACCCCACAGCCCTGCCAAGAAGGGTAACATATACAGGGCGGTGGTGGTGAGAACTAAAAAGGAAGTGAGGAGACCAGACGGTAGTTATATAAAGTTCGATGACAACGCTGTGGTTCTCCTCAACCAGTACGGTGAACCTCTAGGTACACGTATACTAGGTCCCATAGCCCGTGAGGTTAGAAACAGAGGTTTTACCAAACTGGCTTCTCTCGCTCCGGAGGTGGTGTGA
- the mqnE gene encoding aminofutalosine synthase MqnE: protein MDVYRVIERQRDTRLRQIGEKVLKGERLSAEDGLYLFRSGQLTYVGMLAEWVNRQRNGQYAYFVVNRQINPTNVCLYQCSFCAFGVTKSDPRAYELTLEEILRKVEETYLQGGREVHVVGGIPPHWTLDHYVGIVKEIKKRFPDMVVKAWTAVEIHHMAKISKKSYEEILRMLKDAGLDALPGGGAEIFSERVRRIIAPYKASGEEYLQVHRVAHKLGIPTNATMLYGHVETYEERVEHMLKLRELQDETGGFQVFIPLAYWPEGTRLGGSRTSSVDDLMTIAVSRLFLDNFPHIKAYWVTLGERVAQVALNMGADDIDGTIEEEKIVHSAGTTSAYGHSRDKLVRLIKEAGKVPVERDTFYRVVRIFS from the coding sequence ATGGATGTTTACAGAGTCATAGAACGTCAAAGGGACACTCGCCTGAGGCAGATAGGAGAGAAAGTACTCAAAGGAGAGAGGCTGTCTGCTGAGGACGGGCTTTATCTGTTTCGATCCGGTCAGCTGACCTACGTGGGTATGCTGGCCGAGTGGGTCAACCGTCAACGTAATGGCCAGTACGCTTATTTTGTGGTGAATCGCCAGATAAATCCCACCAACGTGTGTCTCTATCAGTGTAGTTTCTGCGCCTTTGGTGTGACCAAGTCTGACCCCAGGGCTTATGAACTGACCCTTGAGGAAATCCTGAGGAAGGTAGAAGAGACATACCTTCAGGGTGGGAGAGAGGTGCACGTAGTGGGTGGCATACCACCCCACTGGACTTTGGATCATTATGTAGGCATTGTGAAGGAGATAAAGAAAAGGTTTCCTGACATGGTGGTGAAGGCCTGGACAGCTGTGGAGATACACCACATGGCCAAGATCTCTAAAAAGAGCTATGAAGAGATACTTAGGATGTTGAAAGATGCCGGGTTGGACGCTTTGCCCGGCGGTGGTGCAGAGATCTTCTCTGAGAGGGTTAGAAGGATAATAGCTCCTTACAAAGCTTCTGGCGAGGAGTATCTTCAGGTGCACAGGGTAGCTCACAAACTGGGTATACCCACCAACGCCACCATGCTTTACGGTCACGTGGAGACATACGAGGAGAGGGTAGAGCATATGCTGAAACTCCGAGAGCTACAGGATGAGACAGGAGGGTTCCAGGTTTTCATCCCTCTGGCTTACTGGCCCGAAGGAACACGGTTGGGTGGTAGTAGAACCTCTTCTGTGGATGATCTTATGACTATCGCTGTCTCCAGATTGTTTCTCGACAACTTCCCCCACATAAAAGCTTACTGGGTCACGTTAGGAGAACGCGTGGCTCAGGTGGCCCTCAACATGGGTGCGGACGACATAGACGGAACTATAGAAGAGGAGAAGATAGTACACTCGGCAGGAACGACATCTGCCTATGGTCATTCTCGTGATAAACTGGTGAGGCTCATAAAGGAGGCGGGGAAGGTGCCCGTGGAGAGGGACACCTTCTACAGAGTGGTGAGGATATTCAGTTAG